The following proteins come from a genomic window of Edaphobacter sp. 4G125:
- a CDS encoding alpha-L-fucosidase codes for MFRHWLRSLLVVGLVGAATLSGDAQGKPIVGENTDYTSSLNKADRVEWFRDQGFGLFIHWSVDSQLGVTISHSLVGASPDYTERFFNDLPKTFDPIGFDPQEWARLARLAGVKYVVFTAKHHSGFGMYATATTPFNVMNTPFHRDITAEVLKAFREQGIAPGLYFSPDDFYWLHKNGKVIQRGVEDVQPSHNPGLLQYDSAQLRELLTQYGPVDVIFFDGEATSLRQLAWKLQPEIVVTRGAMRTPEQTIPGQAFDEPWESCITMGDAWQYQPQNDHLKSGHELIRLLVETRAKGGNLLLNVGPKPNGELAIEQEERLREFALWMFVNSEAIYGVRPWILTNEGDVWFTKKKDSSALYAIVDPATPWKLGQWQELVLHSVKATAKTEISVLGANGEVLEYAPGVTPKTTFHMENDGLHIRTMRSQRLQDNKKWPNPMVVKMTNVEPALVPPRVQTGAYRWDASSGSYRLEGDLLDMGGEKSVQVGFEYRPIDGEDIHARTAAWIAVPSQTVTQTGKFSAELEGLPVSGHYEFRAVVRHPLLTLYGVEKTLRKSQ; via the coding sequence ATGTTTCGGCATTGGCTGCGTAGTTTGCTGGTTGTGGGATTGGTTGGGGCGGCGACATTGAGCGGAGATGCTCAAGGGAAACCGATTGTTGGAGAGAACACCGACTACACCAGCTCCTTGAACAAGGCGGACCGCGTGGAGTGGTTCCGTGACCAGGGATTCGGTCTTTTTATTCACTGGAGTGTCGACAGCCAGCTTGGGGTTACGATCAGCCATTCGTTGGTCGGGGCCTCTCCGGATTACACAGAACGATTTTTCAATGATCTGCCAAAGACATTTGATCCGATAGGGTTCGATCCGCAGGAATGGGCACGGCTGGCCCGTCTGGCGGGAGTGAAATACGTCGTCTTTACAGCGAAGCATCACTCCGGCTTTGGAATGTATGCAACGGCTACGACCCCGTTCAACGTGATGAATACACCTTTCCATCGCGATATTACGGCAGAGGTTCTAAAGGCATTTCGTGAGCAAGGGATTGCGCCGGGACTGTATTTTTCGCCGGATGATTTTTATTGGCTGCATAAGAACGGCAAGGTAATTCAGCGTGGAGTGGAAGATGTCCAGCCGAGCCATAATCCCGGCCTGCTGCAGTACGACAGTGCGCAGCTTCGCGAGCTGTTGACGCAGTATGGCCCTGTGGACGTGATCTTTTTTGATGGAGAAGCAACAAGTCTGCGACAGTTGGCGTGGAAGCTGCAACCAGAGATTGTGGTGACGCGTGGAGCGATGAGAACGCCTGAGCAGACGATTCCTGGGCAGGCATTCGACGAACCGTGGGAATCGTGCATCACGATGGGAGATGCATGGCAGTATCAGCCGCAGAATGATCATCTGAAATCGGGACATGAACTGATCCGCCTGTTGGTCGAGACACGCGCCAAGGGGGGCAACCTGTTGTTGAATGTGGGGCCGAAGCCGAACGGTGAATTAGCGATTGAGCAAGAAGAGCGTTTGCGCGAGTTTGCTTTATGGATGTTCGTGAATTCGGAGGCGATCTATGGAGTGCGGCCCTGGATCCTGACGAATGAAGGCGATGTCTGGTTTACGAAGAAGAAGGATTCGAGTGCGTTGTATGCGATTGTCGATCCAGCGACGCCCTGGAAGCTGGGCCAGTGGCAGGAGCTGGTGCTGCATTCGGTAAAGGCGACTGCCAAGACCGAAATTAGTGTCTTGGGAGCCAATGGCGAAGTGCTGGAGTATGCACCGGGAGTTACGCCGAAGACAACTTTCCACATGGAGAACGATGGATTGCATATCCGCACGATGCGATCGCAACGGTTGCAGGACAACAAAAAGTGGCCGAATCCTATGGTGGTGAAGATGACCAATGTGGAGCCTGCTCTGGTTCCGCCACGAGTCCAGACCGGGGCTTATCGATGGGATGCAAGTTCGGGCAGCTATCGTCTGGAGGGTGACCTGTTGGATATGGGAGGCGAGAAATCAGTCCAGGTGGGGTTTGAGTATCGCCCGATCGATGGAGAAGATATTCATGCCCGTACCGCCGCATGGATTGCAGTCCCAAGCCAAACTGTGACTCAAACGGGCAAGTTTTCAGCGGAGCTAGAAGGTCTGCCGGTATCGGGACATTACGAGTTTCGAGCGGTGGTTCGGCATCCCTTGCTGACCCTGTACGGAGTTGAAAAGACCCTGCGGAAGTCACAGTAG